The Capsicum annuum cultivar UCD-10X-F1 chromosome 1, UCD10Xv1.1, whole genome shotgun sequence sequence TTTTGGATGAAGAGGTATTATGTGTCGATgaggttatttatgatgattgCCATTCAAGTTGGAAGATATTCTTTGATTAAACTACTAGTGTAAAAGGAGTAGGGATAAGGGTAGTCCTTTTTTCTAAATCAGGATAATATTATCCTGTAACAACccaactttgattctactgtacAAATAATATGGAAGAATATAAAGCATGGATTTTGGGTTTGAGACGAGTCATTAACATGGGAATCGAAAAACTATTGGTGTTAAGAGATTCAGATTTACTAGTCCACCAGatccaaggagattgggagactcgtGACAACAAGCTTATACTGTATTAAGGTTGTTTGCAAGATCTTTGTCAATAATTTGTATCAGTAAAGTTCAAACATATTCCCAAAGATCATAATGAGATTGATGATGCTTTGGCGactttgtcttcaatgctccaacatcccgATAATACTTATATCGATCCCTTGCATATATAGATCCATGATCAATATACATATTACAATGTGGTTGAGGAAGAACTTGATGGAGAGACTTAGTTCCATGATACCAAAGAATATATTCAGGCTGGGAAATATCTCGTACATGCAGATggtaaccaaaagaaaaccattCGATGTCTGGTTAGCAGATTTTTCCTAAGTGGTGGAATCTTGTATAAGAAGACTCCAAATTTAGGAGTTTTAAGGTGCatagatgctaaagaagcttcaaaaTTCATGACCAAAGTACATTCTAGATTTGTGGACCACACATGAGCGGGTAcattttggcaaaaaaaaaaatacttcgagcaggttattattggctctCCATGGAGCGAGATTCTATTTATTTCATtcgtaaatgtcatgaatgcCAGGTACATGGGGATTTAATACATTTCCCTCCATCTGAGTTACATACAATGACTGCTCTATGGCCTTTTGTGTCTTGGGGAATGGACGAAATTAGACGAATTAAACCGAACGCCTCAAATGGATATAGGTTCATCTTGGTAGCTATTGATTATTTCATAAAGTGGGTAGAAGCAACAATTTTCAAGTCAGTGACCAAGAAAGCAGTGGTTGACTTTGTTCACTCCAATAACATATGTCGATTTTACATTCCAAAGATAATTGTCATGAATAATGCTGCAAATCTCAACTGTCATTTGATGTATGAAGTgtgtcaacaatttaaaattatgCATCGAAATTTAAATCCTTATCGCTCGAAGGCGAATGGTGCTGTGAAAGCTGCCAACAAGAACCTAAAGAAAATACTTCGCAAGATGGAGCAGGGTTCCtgacaatggcatgaaaagttgccttTTGCTTTATTGGGTTATCATACTATAGTTTGAACTTCAATAGGTGCAACTCCTTATTCATTGGTGTATGGAACTAAAGCGGTTATACCTGCAGAAATTGAGATTCCATCTCTTCAAGTTGTTGTGGAAGCCAAAATTGATGATGATCAGTGGGTAAAAAACCGATTGGAGTAATTGAGTTTGATTAATGAGAAAAGGCTAGCATCGGTATGTCATTGACAACTGTACCAAAAGAGAATGGCTTGAGCCTATAATAGAAAGGTGTGTCCCAGAAAATTTGAAGTCGGCCAGTTATACTAAGATGCACCCTTCCCCATTAGATTGAAGCCAAAGGCAAGTTGTCTGCTAATTGACAAGGACCGTTCATGGCGAAGAAGATGTTACCTAGTGGTGCATTATATTTGACTGATGTAGAAGGCAAAATAAAAGGAATGTCGATCAGTGCTGGTGCAGCTAAGAGATaatatgtatgatattcatgtaaaattatgttatatatgttttgaacttatattttaaaagattgaaatgatgaaggcattttgttctactatctGAATAGtatatcaacctttgcttaccccttttgagattttatctttctttcatacccctcttttggattCGAAAAAGTCAAAAGTTTCAccaaaaaaaggatgaaaaatgatgttgatgataaaaataaaaataaaaaaaatcaagcaaaagaatgactctcatgaactacgtttgacatGATTCTTGCAATgacaagatatgtaggcagccctactctggggttcgatccaaccaaaagaaaattcatgttatccagaatgaaataaaactgggaaaaaaatttattttcttaaagattCGATTCAAAAATTTGTATGCTTCACCCAAtgttatgtaaatttttgagtctcatgcctccctttctttctaacccttccaaaagccaagttacaaccaaagaaagactttcagatcaatctttgagaatgtcaaggctaaacatgttatgggtgaatgata is a genomic window containing:
- the LOC107852670 gene encoding uncharacterized protein LOC107852670, with protein sequence MKAKASVDHLAENPINEKYEPLKTYFLDEEVHGDLIHFPPSELHTMTALWPFVSWGMDEIRRIKPNASNGYRFILVAIDYFIKWVEATIFKSVTKKAVVDFVHSNNICRFYIPKIIVMNNAANLNCHLMYEVCQQFKIMHRNLNPYRSKANGAVKAANKNLKKILRKMEQGATPYSLVYGTKAVIPAEIEIPSLQVVVEAKIDDDQWVKNRLE